TACTTTGGATATTATCTCATTCACTTGAGTAATGTTGgaagtttgtaattttatatagtcTTCATTATTGGTAAAATTATCGTATAGTATAGCTGTATAGGCCTCAAATTCAGGATTTTGAAACATGTTTATggatttaatattattgtgaCAATCATCAAGAAAAAGTATACtttcaataaaacattttttattttccatgtCCCTTGTAGGACTTGTATTATACTCAGACAAGTATAACAATCCTGTGATAATAACAGGTACAATCCATTGACTTAgtacaaatataattgtaatttttttatctttctttgtttcattataattaaacaaatataaaatattcttcatatACTGTTTGAttgctgaaatatttttggacTTTATTAcagaatcaaattttatttcattgttaaatttatttatactagTATCATCTTCGCATATTGCTTCTTCTGAATGTAGAAATTTAAAGCACTGCTTCTTaagataaaatacatttaaattgcATTCTACAGAGAATATTAACAAAGATACAAATGAATTTACAAATGGAAAGAATAGCATtccatatttcattattatacttattatattacactttggaattgcattaaaatagTCTGGATTTATGACAGTGTTCAATTTTTCTGCAAAGCTTTTAAGCtttatttgttgattttcATTACCTCTTTCTGTATTCCATATACTGTCACTTATAGGGAAGACACTGTTCACTTTATTATGGTTGATATAAGTAATGTGTACGATACAATTTGTGAATAATATACTTGATGTAAACATAGAAAACAATACATCAGATATtgtcaaaatatataatggtGTACCCTTCCATTGTTTAAATTgcttttttaacaaaattacaattgtaagaacaCTGGATAACAATAATATGCATGCACATACATTTAgcattataaaatacatattatatatataaagatttatatattatagtttcACTTGTGTTGCATTCCATGCAATACTAATTGTTAGTAAATTTACTGTaatgattataattttctcataTATATACCTTGTGCAGTTCTAAAAGCtactatatatttaaaaatgctcttggatacaaatatatacaagtATCTTATTTTAACATGTTATGTTAAGCTATAGGGGTATCTTAACTATTCCATTTTAGATATGACAAGTATTGTAACATGGGGGTATGCTGATTATCTATATATCAGTAAATGCTGGTATTGATATCATATTTCTAATGCATAATTTTCATGTATATAGGCtacatttatgtaataaattttaatatccgtaaaattatgaaaaacaatatattttcacaaaatgcgtttaattcaaagtaattttattacttttatatagcTTATAAAAGTCCAATGTTCTTTCAATATTTGTTTCAGTGCGTATTTATCATCATGTCCATTCGTCGTAGGACAGATCCTTTCATGACACAACGAATATGGGATGCTATCAAAATAACTGTACATCAAAGAAGTTTACCAAGCAATGATCGTATGGTACGACATCTAGCTCGAGTTTATGGAATTACAGAACAAGAAGCCCaggaagaattaaataaagcAGTTGATGATGGActtgtttatttaaagaaagtaCCAACAAAAAATGGTATAGAGCAAGAGAGTTACAGATTACCATCAGATATTATACCTAATGATGGTCATGACTGGTATTGCTGCAAATGTCACAAAGCAGGAACTGTGGAATGCTGTCAACAATGTCATAGGGTTTATCACCCTGAATGTCATATGCCTAGTAatgttaaaatgaaaatatgtaatttttgtgAAGTAAGTACATTAcattagatataaaatttaaaactttatataccaataaagtaaaaataattgttacagaatataaataatgacaCATACCCAGATAAAATTGATCTCAATCACATTCTGAATTTTACTTGTGGACATTTGAAAGCAAAATTACCACCAGAAATTACAAATCGTACTATCGTTTTTAACAATGATCCTATTGTTACACCAACTAATAGATATTCAGGCACAACTTACATTAGTGAAGGAGAAGATGCATGGCGACCAGGTGTTCTTATAAAACACCATATGGACTTAGCAATCATGGATtcaaaaattaagaaaaatgaatataataatcttGCTGAGTTTCAAGCTGATGCACATAACATGCTACATAATATCATTGTATATCATGGAGGTATATAACTAGAAactaatttatgaattattatcttcaagaaatgtattaaattagtaattatttaaaaatatactaatgataaattttaatttggatatttatttAGCTCATAGCATAATAGGAGAAATGAGTAATACAATGTATCAAGATTGCTGCTATGATCTTCAAGAAATCCGCCGCTGTGCCGATTGCTATAGGAtatcaaatgaaaaatcagAGAAGCTGTGGTTTTGTATACCCTGTAATCCACCACATCAGCTAGTTTATGCAAAACAAAAAGGATACCCCTACTGGCCGGCTAAAGTGATGCAAGTTAATGGCAACATTTATGACGTCCGATTTTTTGGAGGTCATCATATGCGTGCAAACATCGAAAAGATGTTCATTCGTCCGATTACCGCCAGTCTACAGAGTTTACAGGTAAAGATAAGTCACAAAATTATCCGGCGTTCAACGCGAAATTGTCACGCGAACACTGTGAAATTCTCGGTTTAGGTTACACGCCATTTACAATGTATCGTATCACTGACACAATAGAAGAGAACTGTCGAGAGAAAAAGCAATTTAGAAATTGTTGTTGCACTTAggtatattattatcttaacAACAAATTCTTGCATAGCCTTCGGAAAAAGGAAAGTGGAAAGAAATGGAGGTATGCACATACTGTGGCCTAAAGTGTACAACTAATTTCTCACCACTCTGTTTCATTGTGCAGTCAGAAGAAAATCATCCTTTCTTAAAACGTGCACAATTTACCTTCCATAGATAAAAAGATCCACTGCTTGGAACAGAGCATTTGATGAACTGAAGCATCATCAGAATTTGCTGCTAAAGTTGGGCAAGAGCATCGGGGATTTGGACATCGACGACGATAGCGAGGGTCCAAAACCAACTAAAATCCGAAATATAGAGTCATCAGGTTCAAAAAATACGGCGGGAAATCCTAATCCAGCGAAACAACTTTTTAAGGATTTAAGAGTTAAAGTAGAACGTCTCAGTTCAGACGGTCACAATGATATACCACCAAATCAGGAGGGAACCTTACATAACGAACGTTCTTCAAAAACTAAAGCTAAAAGTGAAGAGAGGCAAGTACCCTGCTTGCCAGTGGCAGAAGATGAACCTGCAAGAGAAATATCCAGTACGTGTCCTCAAGGCTTGAAGAAAGAAGGTTCTCAAGAAGATATGGTCACATCTAGTTCTCAAGAACCAAGAACCAAATGTGTTTTCGTACAGACGGAACAAATACAAACGGAAACATTACCTGCGaaggtataatatttaaaaatcattaattgaatgtatttattacgtatctatataatttcataatgttATGTTTTACAGATAAAAAGGGAACGCAGAACATCGGAACAACCTACTACAACTGCATTAGAGAAGCTACGTCGGGAATTAGAActggaaaaatgtaaagaactGGAAAAATTACAAGCCGAACACGCTAAAGAATTACGGCAACTAACAGACAGACACCAACAAATTATATctgaaataaagaagaaacaatgggtaataatcttttaatattttcttatgtacacgtattctaatatttgttttacatatattataatagttatcttaattttagtgTTATAATTGTGAAGCTGAAGCCATATATCACTGCTGTTGGAATACTGCATATTGCAGTACTGATTGTCAACAAATCCACTGGCAGCGTGAGCATAAAAGAGTCTGCCGACGTAAACGTTAAATTAGTGATGGGTGTAATAAGTgcagtaaaatttaaaatattatgaaattgaaatgagaaagagattgaaattgctgtatttgtaaaaaagacGATGCTTTGTAgaagtatattaatatattcttgaCACTAATTTGACATGCCTTGTTGTGAGCTTCCTACTTAAACGGAAGCATTTGTAATATGTATGCAAACAAATGTGAGTGC
This Bombus pascuorum chromosome 1, iyBomPasc1.1, whole genome shotgun sequence DNA region includes the following protein-coding sequences:
- the LOC132905836 gene encoding zinc finger MYND domain-containing protein 11 isoform X1; the encoded protein is MSIRRRTDPFMTQRIWDAIKITVHQRSLPSNDRMVRHLARVYGITEQEAQEELNKAVDDGLVYLKKVPTKNGIEQESYRLPSDIIPNDGHDWYCCKCHKAGTVECCQQCHRVYHPECHMPSNVKMKICNFCENINNDTYPDKIDLNHILNFTCGHLKAKLPPEITNRTIVFNNDPIVTPTNRYSGTTYISEGEDAWRPGVLIKHHMDLAIMDSKIKKNEYNNLAEFQADAHNMLHNIIVYHGAHSIIGEMSNTMYQDCCYDLQEIRRCADCYRISNEKSEKLWFCIPCNPPHQLVYAKQKGYPYWPAKVMQVNGNIYDVRFFGGHHMRANIEKMFIRPITASLQSLQPSEKGKWKEMEIKRSTAWNRAFDELKHHQNLLLKLGKSIGDLDIDDDSEGPKPTKIRNIESSGSKNTAGNPNPAKQLFKDLRVKVERLSSDGHNDIPPNQEGTLHNERSSKTKAKSEERQVPCLPVAEDEPAREISSTCPQGLKKEGSQEDMVTSSSQEPRTKCVFVQTEQIQTETLPAKIKRERRTSEQPTTTALEKLRRELELEKCKELEKLQAEHAKELRQLTDRHQQIISEIKKKQWCYNCEAEAIYHCCWNTAYCSTDCQQIHWQREHKRVCRRKR
- the LOC132905836 gene encoding zinc finger MYND domain-containing protein 11 isoform X2 — its product is MSIRRRTDPFMTQRIWDAIKITVHQRSLPSNDRMVRHLARVYGITEQEAQEELNKAVDDGLVYLKKVPTKNGIEQESYRLPSDIIPNDGHDWYCCKCHKAGTVECCQQCHRVYHPECHMPSNVKMKICNFCENINNDTYPDKIDLNHILNFTCGHLKAKLPPEITNRTIVFNNDPIVTPTNRYSGTTYISEGEDAWRPGVLIKHHMDLAIMDSKIKKNEYNNLAEFQADAHNMLHNIIVYHGAHSIIGEMSNTMYQDCCYDLQEIRRCADCYRISNEKSEKLWFCIPCNPPHQLVYAKQKGYPYWPAKVMQVNGNIYDVRFFGGHHMRANIEKMFIRPITASLQSLQIKRSTAWNRAFDELKHHQNLLLKLGKSIGDLDIDDDSEGPKPTKIRNIESSGSKNTAGNPNPAKQLFKDLRVKVERLSSDGHNDIPPNQEGTLHNERSSKTKAKSEERQVPCLPVAEDEPAREISSTCPQGLKKEGSQEDMVTSSSQEPRTKCVFVQTEQIQTETLPAKIKRERRTSEQPTTTALEKLRRELELEKCKELEKLQAEHAKELRQLTDRHQQIISEIKKKQWCYNCEAEAIYHCCWNTAYCSTDCQQIHWQREHKRVCRRKR